DNA sequence from the Nodosilinea sp. FACHB-141 genome:
TTCTTAAAGAGTTTACCGCTAATTCAAATGTTTCTGACGCTACAGTTTTTAATAAAAACAGACTTTGTGGGAGCTAAAAATTATCTGATCTACTAAATTTTTTACTTGATTCTCTATTTAAAGTACTTTTTTATGCATTGCTCTCAAATTATTCAGTGCCTTGAGTGTTTATTCAAAAAATGTTGTCTCAATTACTTTTGAGAAATACTTAATACAAAACATTGTTTTCTGGGCAACAAATATCCTTGCCGACACTTGCAATAGGTAAGGCAGCTGCCAATAAGTTCAGCAGAATAAGCCGAGATTTTTAATCATTTTTATTTAATCTACTGTAAACCTATCGACAAACCGTTCTTTATGTGGCAATTTGATTAAATAAAGTTTTAGATAGCTGCTAAGCCAGATTTTTTTTGCAAGGGTCTATTAAGTGTCAATAGGGTTGGAAGATGCTCCGACCCATACTCTTTTTGCTGGCAATGTTCCGGCTCATCTCGGTGATGCATCTTGCGGTAGCGCGGTTTGTCTTTGCAAGCGCGCTATCTGTAGCAGACCTAGATGGATGACGGTTTGGCAATGGCAGTCACTAACCCTAGTTTTTGCTGAAGGATGAACGATGGAATACGGAACAAAGGTGACCGATACCTTGACCACCATGGGGCAGGTGCGAGTCGAACAGCTGCAAGAAGCGGTGCAGGAAGGATTTAGCTCGGTGTTGAACCTGAGAGTGCCTAATGAGCTGGGGTTTTGGGCCGGGGAGCAGCAGGTCGCAGAGTCTTTGGGGCTGTGCTATGCCCACATTCCCCTTCGGCTAGAGCATTTGGAAGAAGCGGTGATTGCCCAAATTTTGCGGCAGCTCGATCAGTTACCTAAGCCGGTGCTAGTGCACTGTGCGGCTGGAATGCGATCGACCGCTATTGCTCTGTTGAGCACTGCGATCGCCGAGCGACTCACCCCCGAGCAAACCGTCGAAAAAGCCTACGCAATTGGCTTTCATTACATCGACAATACCCTGGTTAGTCCCCAGCTTAAGGAGCGTTTTTTCGACTACGTGGCCCAGCATTCTAGGGCGAAGCGCCCTGCGGAGCGGCACACTGAGGCCCAGGCAGCTTGAGTAAAAGGTATGGATGGGAGGGGGTGGGCGGAAGATATTTCCTGCCCATCCTGGGCCCGAGTATCGACGAATATCAATTCAAATTAAATCCCAATTGAAATTCAATCAACTTGCATTTCAAGCCAAGTTATGGCAATCTTCAGTTTCAACAATAGCAATTTCCTCCGACAGGTTGACACGATTCGGCTTCTAGCCAGGCCGAATTCTCGAGTGTAGAAGTAGCCCTAAGAGAATGCCTCAGGCTTTCTTCTGACTGAATTGTGTAGAACGTTCTATTTGAATGCATGCAATGACTCAACTAACTGCTAAAAGCCAAGGACTGCGCCCTGTGAGCCCAGAGGGTCTGAAGGGACTAGCCGAAAAGGCGCGCAACAACCCCAATGCGATCGCTACCGTCAAGGCCAAAACTATTTGTGAAGGTCAGTTTCGCAATCTCACCTACGTGCGCGATCTGCCTGCTCACGTGATCGACGAGCCTCCCACGTTGTTGGGGCAGGACACCGCGCCTAACCCCTCGGAGGCCGTGCTAGCGGCGTTGGGTTCTTGCCTGTCTGTGGGTATTCATGCCAACGCCATCGGGCGCGGCATTCAGCTCACCAAGCTGGAACTGGAGTTGGAGGGCGACATCAACATTACGGGCGTTTGGGGCATTGGCGACCTTTCGGAAAAGCGCCTGGGCTTTAGCGACATTCGCGTCAAAGTCAATATTGAGGGCAATGCCAGCCGCGAAGAGCTGGACAACTTGGTGGCCCACGCCAACGATTGGTCGCCTGTGGCCAATACCCTACGGCTGCCGGTGAACGTCGAGGTTGCCCTGGCCCAGTAAGAAGTGAGGATTGGGGGAACGGCCCAGCACCCCTACTCCATCACTCCCCGACCCCTTACTCCTTACCCCCTCACCCCCATGCTCCCCAACGCCCTACTCGATCGCGCCTCGAAACCTTTCCCGCCAGCGGTGGTTCCCTTTGACTTGGCAGAGATTCAAAGCGCGATCGACCAGCATCTGGCCCCCCTAGTGCCCACTATTGACCAAGAGGGGGTTTATCCTCGCCAGTTCATGCACCGCCTGGGTACTCTAGGTGGCTTTGGTCAGACCGTCAGCCCTGACTTTGGTAGCCGGGGTCAGGGGTTTCGCGCGGCGGTGCAGGTAATTGAGGCGGTGTCTCAAACCTGCCTGTGCACGGGGTTTATTACCTGGTGCCACATAGCCTGCGTCTGGTATGCCCAAAACGCTGACAACGTCGCCTTAAAGGAGCACTTGCTGCCCCAGATTGCCAACGGTGAGGTGCTGGCGGGGACGGGGCTGTCGAACCCGATGAAGCACTTTGCGGCGATCGAAAAAATTGCTTTGGTAGCCGAGCGGCGAGAGGGGGGCTACGTAATCGACGGACTACTACCTTGGGTATCGAACCTGGGGCCGGGGCACTACTTTGCGGTGGTGGCCAAAATTGTCGGCAGCGATGACTACCTGATGGCGATTGTTTCCGACCGCCTGCCGGGACTGACCCTCAAATCGACGGCTCACTTCATCGCCCTGGAGGGCAGCAACACTTTTAGCTGCCAACTGCGCCAGGTATTTGTATCCGACGAATGGATTTTGGCAGCCCCCTGCGCCGACTATATCGATCGCATCAAGCCAGGCTTTGTGCTGGCCCAGGTAGGCATGGGGCTGGGGGTTATCCAGGCCTGCGTTGACAGCATGAAGCGGTCGAATCAGCGCTATGACCATGTAAACAACTTCCTAGACGATTCGGTAGATCGCATTGAGGCCGATTTAGGGCGGTTGCGATCGCAGACCTACGCCCTAGCTGACACCCTCAATGCGCAGCCCCCCTACTGTGAACCTGGCTTCTTTCGTCGGGTGGTGCAGGCCCGGGCCGACGCCTCCGAGCTGTCGCTGCGAGCCTCCCAGGCCGATATGCTCCACGCCGGGGCCAGAAGCTACTTACAAGGAGGGGCGATCGAGCGCCGTCTGCGCGAAGCCTACTTTGTGGCCATGGTCACCCCGGCTCTCAAGCATTTGAAAAAAGTCTTGCAGACTCTACCTGCTACCCCATAATCCGGAGCGCATCAGTCCTATGAATGCTCGATTGCATCCGTCTTCGTCCCCGGTTGTCCAGGGAAACTCGACTGACCGTGCTGCCCTAGTGGTGGACGATCTGGCCAAGCAGTACGCCACCCCTCAGGGACCGTTCACGGTCTTCGACGGCATTCACCTGACAGTGCAGTCCGGTGAAATTGTCTGCTTGCTGGGGGCTAGCGGCTGCGGTAAGTCCTCTTTGCTCTCCACCATTGGCGGGCTGCAACCGGCAGACTGGGGGCATATTTACCTTCAGGGCGATCGCATTCAGGCTCCCGATCCCCGCATTGGGCTGATCTTTCAGGAGGCCGCCCTGTTGCCCTGGCTGACGGTGCAGCACAACGTTGCCCTGGGCCTACAG
Encoded proteins:
- a CDS encoding OsmC family protein encodes the protein MTQLTAKSQGLRPVSPEGLKGLAEKARNNPNAIATVKAKTICEGQFRNLTYVRDLPAHVIDEPPTLLGQDTAPNPSEAVLAALGSCLSVGIHANAIGRGIQLTKLELELEGDINITGVWGIGDLSEKRLGFSDIRVKVNIEGNASREELDNLVAHANDWSPVANTLRLPVNVEVALAQ
- a CDS encoding beta-lactamase hydrolase domain-containing protein, encoding MEYGTKVTDTLTTMGQVRVEQLQEAVQEGFSSVLNLRVPNELGFWAGEQQVAESLGLCYAHIPLRLEHLEEAVIAQILRQLDQLPKPVLVHCAAGMRSTAIALLSTAIAERLTPEQTVEKAYAIGFHYIDNTLVSPQLKERFFDYVAQHSRAKRPAERHTEAQAA
- a CDS encoding acyl-CoA dehydrogenase family protein translates to MRIGGTAQHPYSITPRPLTPYPLTPMLPNALLDRASKPFPPAVVPFDLAEIQSAIDQHLAPLVPTIDQEGVYPRQFMHRLGTLGGFGQTVSPDFGSRGQGFRAAVQVIEAVSQTCLCTGFITWCHIACVWYAQNADNVALKEHLLPQIANGEVLAGTGLSNPMKHFAAIEKIALVAERREGGYVIDGLLPWVSNLGPGHYFAVVAKIVGSDDYLMAIVSDRLPGLTLKSTAHFIALEGSNTFSCQLRQVFVSDEWILAAPCADYIDRIKPGFVLAQVGMGLGVIQACVDSMKRSNQRYDHVNNFLDDSVDRIEADLGRLRSQTYALADTLNAQPPYCEPGFFRRVVQARADASELSLRASQADMLHAGARSYLQGGAIERRLREAYFVAMVTPALKHLKKVLQTLPATP